A window of Bradyrhizobium diazoefficiens genomic DNA:
ACGGAAGTCCTTTTGCTGAACGGCAATCTTGCTCGCTCCCAGTGCTGCATCGCGAAGGACCGAATTGACAGCTCTAGGTGATCTAGTCGAGGGAATCCCGCAGGACGTGCATTTTTTCACCGCTCATGGATACTTGTGATATGATGGACGTTCCATGGTCCTTGATCATTAGATGAGATTTCTATGGCTTCGAAGAACATCGGAGAACAACTCGATCCGATATTTGTGAATTTCGAAAAGCAATCGCAGTGGCGGCTGTCATTGCCAGCCAAGGTTATTATTCAGCAGGGGTTCATCTCCATAGAGATGGACGACCTTGGTATGGGTGAATACGCTGGAGGTCGTAATCGTGACCAAGCGATTGTCGACGCCTTATCCGAGCTTCCGAATTTTTTGAAGTATTTGGAAGCTATGGCCAGTAACCGGCCGAACACAGAACAAAGTTCGAAGATCATTGGGGGCATCTTCGTCCTACAGCATGCGAAGAAATGGAAGGACCTGTTCAAATGTCCCTGCTGGCCGGTTTGAGTCGCCGATGGTAGAGCGCCCAACCGCCTCATCGCCAATAAAGGACGCGATCGACAGCCATTCGGGACGGTTTGAGTTTCTGAAGCAGACGCTGACGCTAACATCCGTGGGCATCGCGGGTATTGCAGCACTCTTTACCGATCCAGCGCGAATTCCGACGGATTGGCTGTCAAAAGGCGCCATCTTGGTCGCAGGTATTACACTCGCGGCCGCGATCTACTACTCTGTCATGGGTCTGTCAGTCTACGCCAATCTCCTGACTACTACTGCTCGTGAGGCCGCCGGCGAAAATCCTGAACCTCCTGCTTCGTTTTATGCGAATGGGCTGCGAGATCACGCTCGAGGCGTTATTGTTGCACTCTTTGCATCCTTCGTGGCTATCGCATTTTTCGCCGGATACCGCTTATTCTCCACGGCGGCATGGACTCCGGAGACGGCCATTGACGCAGCTTCCGCTTTTATAAGCAAAGAGACAAAGCAACCTACAGACTCGCTCTATCTCACGCGTTTGGAAGCGGAGAATGACGCTTTTACGGTGACCTATTTTGTCCAGGCTTTGAACAGCGACACCACGGTCCGAATTTCCAAGAGAGACGGTACAGTCACACGGCTCACACAGAGCAAGAGACCGCCGTAGCCATGTCGCCTTTTGGCCCATCGCTATCTCAACATGGATCTGTTGAAGGAGCACAAGAAGGAGGCGCTACGCCAAGCGGCCTGACGAGGCTCAGGGCCCACCAAGGGGATGGCTCAACCGGCCCCCATGATCATTTTGCTGAACTTGACGCACAGAACTCTCCCGAGAACCAAAAACCAGACAATTGCAACAAACCCGTCAAGCCGATAGAGCTGCGACTTTGGGCTCCAATTGGCCGGACCTGTTGCTGAGAGCCTGGGCGCGGGGAAATTATGCGATGGCCTGAGCACCCTCCGGGCGGCATCTAGGCGGCGGAGGGGAGAGCGTCATCTGCAGCAAGACCAAGTCCTTCAGCAGGCTCATGGTCTGGAAGCGGGTCGTACCCGATGTTCTCGAACCGGCGACACAAGCTCGCGAGGAAGCGGATCTGACGCCGCTTAAGATGCGTCGCGCCCCAGCGATGGACCTTCTCAGTAAATTCCTGCTCGTGCTCCTGGAAATCGAACCGGCCGGCATGAGCGATCGCAATCAATTCCGGCACGGAATAACCAGCGTATTCCGTGAACGAGCGCGAGTCATGTTGAAGCCGCTTCAATACGGCCCACTCTTTTTCGCTGTAGATATATTCGGGTGGGCGGCGCACTTCGTCAGTTAGCCAATCAAACTCCCAGTCGTTCCAATCGTTGTATCGGTCATGCAAAAGAGCTCTCGCGCCCGTACGAAATTCGAGCGCTTCAGCCAATTGACGTTGAGCCTTAGTAATTCTCGCCATTGCCTGCTCCAAGCTGGAAGCAAACGCAACGCCAGTGCAAAAGTACTGTATGAATGGTGCAAAACTAACCGATTCGATGATCCACGACCACACGTGATCGACGTAATCTCCTGATCCGCACGGATTTCTCAGAAGTCAATGCGATACGGGCTGCAAAAAGCCTTTCGCAGGTCATCTCTGAGGAGAAAGCGACGCCGAATCCTTTACAGCGGCGTTCGCAGCACCACCGGCGGCCGATGTCTTCCTGGTCAAGTCAAAGCACTTGCTTCTCAAAGCACTTGCTTGGAATTATGGGGGTTTCCCCCTGAAACTGCTAGACTAATGGCAGTTCCCGCGACTTACGCTTCGATTACTGCCCCCCATGGGTTTACGTGTTCAATATGGACGCGCGGACTGAGACGACACCCTCGCCCCCCAATCGCCGTCAAGATGGTGACCGGAACGGACGCGCCAATGTCGCACTGAGCATTTGAGATCGCGCCGGCAGCCGCGCGCTCCAACATCGACCGCGAGGTTGGGCTTCATGCAACGCTGTCACGCCGCCTCAAGCTCCTCTGGCCAGAACTCGCCCGCACCGTGGTGGCTGAAGTAGCTGCCCGAGGATGGCTCCGTCGCGTCTGCCGCCAAGCTCCACGGGCGGTTCCGCAAGCAAGTCCCTATCGAGAAGAAGAACAGTTCGACCATGCAGCGCCAAGTGTGGAAGCTTGTTGATCAGGAGCAAGTCTGACATCTGGTGGGCACAGATTGCGCAACATGCCGTTGTCCCGCATTGATCCATTAGCGACGTACAAAGCTTTGCACCAACTACCAACATTTGGAATCGATCGAGATGACGGCCCCATAATCGACCATAGCGCAGGGTCATAGGTTGTGAGACCATGATCGAGGAGAATCGCTCGCGCCAGCGGGTCGCGCAACATGGAGACATGCCTGTGAGCGTCGATAGCCGCCGGCAGCCGGCGTTGGCGGAGCGTTGGGAGCGGATGACAGTCCCCGCGACTCTTCTTTGCGCAAGGGAATGATCTTCGAAGACGGTGAGTCCGCTCACAGGCAGAGATGTCGCCTTCAGCCCGGGCCCGAGCATCGATTGGAAACCCTGGCGCAGCGGGGCATTCGAGGCCCTCGCAGTCACGGTCGAGGCGATCTTTACACCGTCATCCCGCATGCCAGGGCGGCGATGCAGTCCTTTAGCAGCGTCTTGCCGCCTGCGGATCGGAAATCATGAGCACGCCTGCTGGATCAATCCGATAGCGAGATGCAACACTCTGCGAGCCGGTCAACTACCAACTCCAGTAATTGATCTGGACGACGGAGACGTGTCACCAACAGGTCGATGAACGTCGGACTAGCCGAACGCGCCTGCTAGGAGTTCGGCATGCAAGGTCGAATACATCTGCTGTCAACAACAGCGCTGATCGATGCGCCAACTCCTCGCCTGCAGAGATGCAGGGCATTCGGATCGTTGCAGGCAATCATTTGCACTTTTCTCCGCAGAGGCCAGAACCTCGATGCACTCAATGATCGCGTACCTATCTGACCGCGCCAATAGCGTCACGGCGCTTGGGATACTATGTTCCGGTGCGGGCGTCGGGCTGGCCGTTAGAGGAAACTACGAAGCGGGCATAGCGCTCGGACTTTGGGCGATCATCGTCGATGACGTGGACGGCGCAATTGCCCGGCGCGCGATGAACCGAACGACAGCCACGAAGGCCATTGGGAAATCCCTGGATGGATTCTCGGACCTCATCTTTGGATCAGTGATACCGGCAATCGTGATTGCATCGGTCATCAATTCTGCGGCGTCAGGGATGTTCGCAGCGTACCTGTTATTGATCGGAGCTCTCCGTCTGGCATATTTCGGCTATTTTGGCCTGAGCGATCAGGGTTATTCAACCGGTCTGCCCCTATCCTACGACCTGCCAGTGCTGGCGGTAACATTTCTGATCCACCGCATCGTCGCACCACTTGAGCTAAGTGTCGTTCTTCCGGCCATCTTTGTACCGCTGTCGTTGCTCCACATTGCACCATTCAAGATCAAAGCCTCAGGCACTCTCGTTCATGTGCTTACGATCGCGATTGCGATCATTGGGTCCGCCGGACTGCTGATGACCAGTGGAATCCGAGCATAACGTCGCGGCCTAGAAGGCCCTGAGGTAAGACATGTCAATTGTAAGTAACGGGCTCGTATTTGCTGGCACGCGGGGGCTCGCAAGCCGCTGCCTTGCGTTTATCATCGAGACCTGCGGCAAAGACCTAGTCTCGGCAATTCTCGGTGCCCCCCGCAACGAGCAAACGTGGTGGAGCCACGAAACCAGCGAGGAGCTTTGGCAAGTCGCCGATCGCTACGGAATACCGTATCTCGAGTCAATGGACGACGTTTCCCGTTACGGGGGCTTTCTCGTAAGCGTCTTATGGGGCAAGATCTTTCCGGCCCGCACGCTTGCGCGGTTTGATCGAGGGGGGATCAACCTGCATCCGGCTCCACTGCCTGAATATCGTGGCAGTTTTGCCCGGACTCATGCGATCCTTAATGGGGCCGAGAGCTTCGGAGTGACCATCCACTACCTCTCCGAGCGCGCCGATACGGGAGACATCATCGGCGAGTTGCAGTTCCCCGTCCTGCCTTCAGAGACGGCTCTCTCCCTAGACACCAGGGCGCAACTTTATGGCTACGCGCTCTTCTGCGAGATATGGCTGCGCTTATTGGACGGATCCTTTGCCCCGCGATCCCAAGCGTCGCTGATAGCTGAGCATAAGCGCGAGCCTCGCTTCTACACCAAGCGAATGATCGCCGAACTCTTGGATTCGGCAGATGTTCCGCGCGACGCCGAACAACTCGAGCGGCTGTATCGCGCATTGTACCTCCCGCCCCGTTTCATGCCTCCAAAGTGGCTCGTTCAGAGGGTTTTGACAAACGAGGTGCGAACGATCCTTCGGGGTAGCTGCTCGCGAGGCTCAGCTTTGAACGTGGCGGCGGACTTGCAGTCGTCTCCGGGATTGCCGGACATCCTGCTTCGGAGGAAACCTTAGGCGACTGTCGATCGGATTGCCATTAGGACATCGCGCGCCTCTTTCAGCACGACTTCGGCGCAGGGCAACGTTGTATTGCGACAAGTCGATCCATCCAACGTGCGAGCGAGACCTCAGGGGCGGGAATCAGGCAGCCAACTCGGGGTAGGAGGACCGCCTTTGTGTGCGATTTTCGGATTCGTCGGACGGGTCGCTGACGAGGCGGCGACCGAGCGTGACGTCGCTCGTTGCATTCAGACGCTTTCCCATCGAGGACCCGACGCGAGTGGCCTTTATGTGACTCCATCGTTTGCGTTTGCGCATCGAAGGCTTTCCATCATCGACCTAAACCATCGGTCGAATCAACCCTTCCTCGATCGGGAATCGGACCTTGCAATCACGTACAATGGGGAGATCTACAACTACCGTGACGTGAGACGCGACTTGCTCCGACGCGGGTACCGATTTCGCACCGAGTCCGACACGGAGGTCATATGCAAGGCATTCGCTTGTTGGGGCATTGATTGCCTCGAACGTCTACGCGGAATGTTCGCATTCGCAATCTACGACAAGAAGAGCGGAACAGCATTCCTTGTCAGAGATCGACTTGGAATTAAACCGCTATACTACGCTCAAACGAACCGCGGCTTCGTCTTTGCTTCACAGGCGTCGGCCCTTCTACATTGGCCCGGGGTTCGCTCCAAGCTCGATCCGGTTGGGCTGTCCAGCTTTCTTTCTTTTCGTGCCGTCTTCGGCGAGAGGACTCTTTTTACAGACGTTCGAAAGCTGCAACCCGGCACCTGGCTAAAGATAACCGCCCAATCGCACGAGCATGCGCGGTGGTGGGACCCCGCTCGGTTAGACAACAAGGACGAGTGCTCCTCACTGGACGCCTTGATCGGTAATGCCGTGGAAGAGCATTTGGCGGCCGACACTCCTGTCGCAGCGCTGCTTTCGGGCGGATTGGACTCCAGCGTCTTGGCTTTCGAGCTCTCAAGGCGCGCTGCACAAAAACCGACATGTTTCACCGGAATGGTAGCTGGTGAGACGTACGACGAAAGTCGCTATGCGATCGAAGTGGCGGAGTCTCTCAAGCTACCGCATGTCTTGGTACCGCTGCCCGCCGCGACGAGCCTTGATATGATCCAACGCCTCACTGCGTTACGAGGTCACCCGATTGGCATGCACAATGAAGGGGCCATGTATTTACTGGCTAAGGCGGCCTCGCACTCGCACAAGGTTCTTCTCACCGGCGAGGGCGCTGACGAGATATTCTCTGGGTATAGCCGAATTTTCAGACTACCATTTGACTTACAACGCCAAGCGTTCTTGTCCGCCCTGCCAGGCGTCATTGCCTGCCCAGCGCGCCGGCGTCTCGGCCTTCCGGCGGCCGAAACGAAGGAATTCGACTTCTTTCTCTCGCGATACACCTACTTTGCCCAGTCCGAGAAGCTGCAACTGGCGACGTCCGCGTGGAGAGCGGATCTCGTGGATGATGCGGAGTTGCTCAACTGGATGAGCAGTGAGTATCATTCAGGCGGCGCCACTCCTGATGATCGCATAAGGCTGTTCTTCGTACGGCATCATCTACCGGCACTGCTCGAAATGGTCGACAACACGACAATGGCCGCCGGCGTCGAAGGACGCGTACCTTTCACAGATCATCGAATCGTTGCGTCAGCTCTTGGCATGTCCGCCTCAGAGCACTTGCGTTGGAAGAACGCCTGTTCGCCAGTTCGAGCGGCCTTCGCACCTATTCAGAAATTCAGCGAAACGCTCGACGTCTCGAAGTCTGCGCTACGCACTCTGTACAGAACTCGTCTCCCCGCCAGCGTGACCGCGAGGAAGAAGCTCGGGTTTCCGTTACCCCTGGGTCATTGGGCGACCGACGAATGCTCGAGACCCTTTCGCGACTTGATCTTCGGAGGATCCGCCGCCATTGCTGACTATCTCGATATCGGCGCCCTCCGTCGATGGCATGAGGAGCACTCTCGCGCGGCGAACGATGCATTCGGACGACAACTCTGGTTGATTTGCAATCTTGAGATCTTCCTTCGTCAACTACAGTCTTCGGGTTTGTAGCAGGCTGTGCAATGGGCGCGCGCAATGACCTACAGCACCGAACTGCGATTCGTTTTTTTCTGTTTTCCCCCACCGCACCCTGGCGACTCTTCTCGCTCGACTACCGGACGATCACCTGCATCTCGAGCAGCGTGCTTTCTTTGAGAGCGTCTTTTGCTTTGCTTCTGACCTCGCCGTTGATCGCTCGGTTCAAGCATACGATCTCTGCGCCATCTGACGGCCGGGAGGGATTGCCACCATGGTCCTCCATACCGCGTCGGCCACAGGCTTCGCCCTTCCGCGCCCCTGGCGGTCAGCCGCCGTCCGCCACTGTCAACCCGGGGCCTCGTGGTCGAGATTCATCTTGGGAAGCGAGAGCTCAATGCCTGCCATTTGGGGAAGGCCGGCAAGGACGACCGCCTTTTCGCGCTTCGGTCCGAACTCATTCATGTCGGCAAAGGTTGAGTGGTCGACGCGGGTGGCGTCATCCCCCTGCGCCTGGTCCTTCAGAGGATCATTGAAGAACACGTAATCGGTATCAACCCCGGTGATCACCACCCAGTGAGTGACGGTCTTACCTTCGAATTCAATGCTGATCATCACGATAGGATACCATCCCTCTGCCATCCAATTCGAGAGATCATCCAGGCTGTAATTTCCAACATATACTTGGACTCCACGCTCTTTGGCCTCGACGAGATCTCGCTCCTGGAGAATCCGAATCGCTTCCATCTCTTCCGTTCGCGAAGCGCGAGCCTCAAGAAACACCCCACCGTGGCTCACGACAACGACCGCCGCGAACCCGCGTCGTTTGAGCGCTAACGCGAGACCAACGGGCCCACAACCTCCATGGATAGTCGTTGCCTCCCGCCATAGCTCAAGCTCGGCTTTTGGGCTCGGCTGGTATCTCTCATCCAGCGCAGACATCACCATCATCAGCGAAGATGGTCCGCAGGTATAGTTCCTTCTTTGCCGATACAAGGGAATGTGTCTCACGATCTGACCGCGTAAGCTCTCGGCGCCTAGGTAGGACATGACGACTCCTTAGATAGATGCTGAAGAAGTTCGAGATCACTTTCATGACGACTGACGAATTGCAGGAAGCCAGCGGTTTCCGGCGGCGGCGGTACCTGCAGAAGCTCGGCCCACGCACCTGGATATGGACCTCGGCGACGAGAACCTCACCGAGGTGAAACGTCGTGCCCCTGACAGTGTCTTCGTAAGGCAGCATCGCGAGCCCGGTGCGATTGGCAAGAACCGCCACGTCGCCGAGGTCATCGAGAACCTTTTCGGCGCAGGCCTTGTTCGCGGCTGGTCGGCCTGATGCAAGGGTTTTCAAGCGCACGCCGGTGACCGAAACCGCCGGCGATGAGATCGTTTATGTTCTTCTCTGTCATTCTGCGGAGTTCTCTATCCTGGAGAGTGCGAACTTCAGTTCTTCGTGTCGAAGGGGATGGTAGTGCTGCCATCGACGCTGCTTCGGCCAGCACGACAGCTCGTTCTTCGGCAAGGCCAAAACGAGAACTCTTTGGATAGACATCGTGATCGGCGGTGGTGGCATCGCCTTTCGCACCGAGTTCGCTCAACGGATCGTTGAAGGTCAGCTCGCGCTCGACCGCCAAGTACTTGCCTTATTCAGATGCAGCTACACTTCATTGTTTGATTTGATCATTCGCCGACCAGTTTCGGTCACGTAAAAAATCGCTCAGAAGCATCAGCGCCAATGCTGTCGCCGCGATCACCAAGCCGGGAAAAACAGCGATCCACCACGCCGTCATCAGGTATCCACGGCCGAAGCCAACCATGTTACCGAGGCTGGACATCGGGGGCTGGATGCCCAAACCCAGAAAGCTCAACGTGCCCTCCAGTAGAACAATTTGCGTGAGGCCTATGGTCATGCCCGCAACGATCGTCGGCAGGCATGCGGGCAGGACGTGCTTGCGATAGATCCTGATTCTCGAGGCGTTGTAGGTCCGCGCAGCCGTGACGTAGAGGTGATTTTTCGTGGTTAGAGCGGCGCCTCGCACCACGCGCGCGTGTCGCTCCCAACCGTAGAGGCCGAGAACAAAGACGAAGAGAAGAATCGAGTTGCCGAATACGGCGATCAAAAGCAACGCAACGATCATAAAGGGCATGGCCGCTTGCATATCGACGAATGCGGTGATGCATTCGTCGACCGCACTGCCCAGCTCCGCCGCCAGAAAGCCTGATAGCGTTCCCAGCGACGTACTGATGATCGTGCCGGCCACCGCCACCGCGACGGTTATCTGGACCGAGTACATCAACCTGGACAGCACATCGCGGCCAAGATCATCGGTGCCCAGAGCGTGCGTCCAGGCGCCACCCAACAGGATCGGCGGCTGCAAGCGGGCGCTCAGGTCAATCGCTGCGGGATCGTAGGGGGCGATCTGCTGGGCCATGATGGCAACGAGAACGCAGCCCATGATCCAGGATATCGATAGCTTCACCGAAAGGTCCGCTTCGCGCCACCACAGCAGATTCGATGAAACAGGCGCGGAAGGCAGAGTCGCTTTTACGGAAACAAGTCGCGCCGGAGGCAGAGCCGTTTTCACGGACACATCAGACATTTCGGTCTCCCATCAATGATCGGATCTGCGCGCGCGCGGATCGACGACGACGTAGAGGACATCCACGACAAGGTTGGTCAAGACCATTACCGCACCGGCCAGGATGACGATCGCCTGCACGACCGGAATGTCCCGATTTCCGATGGAGCTGATGAACAGATTCCCGATCCCGGGCCAGGAAAACACGGTCTCGACAACGATTGATCCCGTGACCAGGCCACCCACCATCAGTCCGAGGACTGTCAGGATGGGAATGGCTGCGTTAGGCAAGGCGTGATGGACCAGAATACGCCAACTCGGTATATCGCGGGCTCTTGCCGCCACCACGAACGGACTGTCGAGAGCCTCAGCCAGCACCGTGCGCGTATATCGAGCCAGCACTGCAGAATTTGCGACTGCGACCGTGATGGCGGGCAAGATCAAGCTGGACCAGCTTTGTGCACCGTTGGTGGGCAGCAGTCTCAGTTCGATCGAGAAGATGAGCATCAGAACGAGGGCAAGAAAAAATGCGGGGACACAAAGGCCAACTGAGCTGACGATCGTCACGAGACGGTCGACCAACTTGCGGCGGAACACAGCGGCAATGATCCCCGCTCCAAGGCCCATCACGACAGCGAGCGCCAACGATGTCGCCATCAGGGTCAAGGTGGCTCCCAGATTGTTGAAAACCACCGTCAGCGCATCGCGGTGATAGATGTACGAGCGCCCGAAGCTGCCGTGGAGGATGTTCTCGGCATAGGCTAAGTACTGCTGCAATACCGGTTTATCCAGGCCAAGTTCACGCGCGTAGGCGATCCTCATGTCCGGCGTCGCATCCGGTCCGAGAAAGATCGTCACCGGGTCGCCGACGCTGCGCAGCAACACAAATACGCACGTCACCATCAACGCGATCGATAGAACCGCACGTAGCAGTTTGATCCAGGTAAACCTAAAGAGCGTGCTGATCACTGCCCCCCCCATCCTCGGTCAGCTCTCTCAAGATTGACCGGTCCGCTCCTGCGGCGGACGGCTGAGACTGTTTAGGGACGGAGGCTATGAGGGCCTGCGTGTATTCCGCCTGAGGATGAAGGAGAACGTTGTCTCGCGTCCCGGCTTCGACGACGCGGCCGCGATGCAGCACAACAATCTCGGAGCATAGGTAAGAGACAGCCCTGATATCGTGGCTGATAAACATAAGGCTCAGACCCTGCCGATCACGCAGTTCACACAGGAGATTGAGGATTTGCGCCTGTACGGTCATGTCGAGGGCGGACACAGGTTCATCGCAAATCAATAGATCGGGCTCCAGAAGAAGCGCGCGGGCGATGGTCACACGCTGCGCTTGGCCGCCACTGATCTGGCGCGGGCGCTTTTCGGCAATCTCCAGGGAAAGACCGACATCTTGAAGTGCGGTCGCGATTCGCTCCAGCCGTTCTGACCGCGGCAGCTGGAAGTTGGCAAGAAGAGGCTCCATCAGCTGGTCGCCAACCTTCATCCGCGGATCCAGTGCATCCATAGGGTTCTGGAAGATCGGTTGCGCTCGTTTCCGGAACGACCGTAGACTTTGCGGGGTGACGGGCTTTCCCTCGAATAGAATCGAGCCCTCTCGCGGCTTTGCCAATCCCAGCACCAGCTTTGCAACCGTACTCTTGCCACTCCCCGATTGGCCGATCAGTCCGAGGGCTTGCCCTCGCTTGAGGGAAAAATTGATATCGCTCAGGGTTTGATGCTCGCGCACCCGGCCGCGTCGGTAGTCAAACCCGACTCCTTCAAGCTGGAGAAGCGGTATGGCGTTCCCGCTGTGCAGCTCGCTTCTGTTAAGATGCGGCATGATTGAGCCCAAGGTTATGGCAGGCTGCTGCATGACTTAATCCGACTGGGAACTCCGGTTTGCGCGCACATGCCTCTACCGCGTGCGCGCAGCGGGGCGCAAAATGACAGCCGGCGCCTCTTATGGCTGGATCCGGGACACCACCGGCCAAGGCAACGAGATCGATCTTGGTGAGCGAAATTTCCGGGACAGCGGAGAAAAGGCTTCTCGTATAGGGGTGCAGCGGCTGTTGCGCGATCGCCTCGGTGGATCCCATTTCGATGAGCTGGCCTGCGTAGATCACTCCGATGCGATCCGAACGTTCCATGGCCAGATCGAGATCATGTGTTACGAAGAGAACGGCCATGTTCCAGTCTGACCGCAGCTGCTCGATCAAATCCATGATCTGACGTTGGGTGGTGACGTCGAGCGCGGACGTCGGCTCATCGGCAATCAGAAGCCGAGGGCGACGCGCAAGGGCGAGTGCAATCATCACCCGCTGGTTCATGCCGCCGGAGAGTTCGTGTGGGTATTTCTTGATCGTCGAACGCGGATCTTCAATTCCGACGGCTTCAAGGAGGGAAATCGCGCGTTCGCCTGCTTCGCGTTTCGAGCCTCGCGAAACGATGCGAACGGTTTCAGTTAGCTGAAAGCCGATCGTTCTGACCGGATTGAGGTATCGGCTGGGTTGCTGGAAGATCATCGCGCGTGACCTGCGATCCACGGCCGCCAATGGCCCGCCGTCGAAATATATGTCGCCGCGAGCACTGAGATTGGTGGGCAGGATCCCCATTAACGTCGAACACAGCAGGCTTTTGCCGCTACCGCTCTCGCCCACCAACGCGAAAAATTCGCCCTCCCGAATGTTCAGCGAGATGGATTCCAGCAACCGAATCTCCTGGTGGGATCCCGCCGTCCAGACATCGAGGCCGGATACTTCGAGAACCGGCCGTGTCCTGAGCGGGACGCTTGGCTGCCCTGTGGCGGGATCAGTGCCGGGCACCCTCGCCATATCGGCGAGGGTGAGTTCGGCACCGGGCGCCGCGGTGAATGACACACGCCTCTCCATTACGAGGCGATTGTGCCCGGGCGAAAGTCCAGAAGGCCGGTTGGCGTCGGCGACCATTTGAAGTCGGATCTCTTTCCAAAGAACTCGGCAAGCGAGTGCAGGACGGTGCCCGGCGGATCAACCTCGTCGAAAATGTCCAACATCTCCTGATAGGCGCGACGGCGCTCGGCCGTGTCGAGCGAACCTACGAGAGTTTTCTCGAGTTCGTTGAACCGATCGTTCTTCCAGTACCCGCTCTTCTGGAACACGCTGCTCGCGCCCCAACGCGACGAGAAGGAGGCCGTTGGATCGGGGAAATAGGTGCCGTCTGAGGAATTGTTGATCCAGCGAGGCTTTTCGTCCATCACCTGGGCCCAGTTTTCCTTCCGCTGAATCTCCACATTGAGGCCGATGGCGTTCCACATCGCGGCCATGACTTGCGTCTCTGCGAGCTCTGCAGTGTAGTAGTCGCCGACTGTCTTGAAGAGGATCTTCTCACCCTTGTACCCGGCTTCCTTAATCAGTTGCTGCGCGCGCGCCGGATCATACGCGGGGATCGGTCTGTCCGGATTATAGAGGGCGCCGTAGACCGGCTGCTGATGGGACCGGGGGATTGAAATCCGCCCATGCCATATGCTCTTGACCAATCCTTGCCTGTCGATCGAGAGATTGAGAGCACGTCTCAGCTTCGGGTCGCGAAGCACGGGATTAGTCAGTGAATCGTACTGCATCGTGCGGAACGAAACTGTATCGCCACCGACGACGTCCAGGCGCTTGTCGGCCGTGATGACATCAAACTGATCTGGCGCGATCGTCGTGATAAGATCGAAGTCTCCGGCTCGAAGGCCGGCGACGCGCGCGGCTGGCTCTCGCACCATCCGAAACTCGATTGCCGAAAGCGGCGGCCGACCGCCCCAATACTCCGGGTGAGCCTCTAGCTTGATGTAGTTGTTTTCCGATGACTCAACGAGCCGGTAGGGGCCGGCGCCAACCGGAGACTTCGCCCATTGGTCGAAGCTCGCCGCCTTCAGATAGGCAGACTTGCAGATGACCCCGCCGCCATAGGACGTGAACCTCATCCAGAAAACCGGATC
This region includes:
- a CDS encoding CDP-alcohol phosphatidyltransferase family protein; its protein translation is MIAYLSDRANSVTALGILCSGAGVGLAVRGNYEAGIALGLWAIIVDDVDGAIARRAMNRTTATKAIGKSLDGFSDLIFGSVIPAIVIASVINSAASGMFAAYLLLIGALRLAYFGYFGLSDQGYSTGLPLSYDLPVLAVTFLIHRIVAPLELSVVLPAIFVPLSLLHIAPFKIKASGTLVHVLTIAIAIIGSAGLLMTSGIRA
- a CDS encoding formyltransferase family protein, whose product is MSIVSNGLVFAGTRGLASRCLAFIIETCGKDLVSAILGAPRNEQTWWSHETSEELWQVADRYGIPYLESMDDVSRYGGFLVSVLWGKIFPARTLARFDRGGINLHPAPLPEYRGSFARTHAILNGAESFGVTIHYLSERADTGDIIGELQFPVLPSETALSLDTRAQLYGYALFCEIWLRLLDGSFAPRSQASLIAEHKREPRFYTKRMIAELLDSADVPRDAEQLERLYRALYLPPRFMPPKWLVQRVLTNEVRTILRGSCSRGSALNVAADLQSSPGLPDILLRRKP
- the asnB gene encoding asparagine synthase (glutamine-hydrolyzing), which gives rise to MRARPQGRESGSQLGVGGPPLCAIFGFVGRVADEAATERDVARCIQTLSHRGPDASGLYVTPSFAFAHRRLSIIDLNHRSNQPFLDRESDLAITYNGEIYNYRDVRRDLLRRGYRFRTESDTEVICKAFACWGIDCLERLRGMFAFAIYDKKSGTAFLVRDRLGIKPLYYAQTNRGFVFASQASALLHWPGVRSKLDPVGLSSFLSFRAVFGERTLFTDVRKLQPGTWLKITAQSHEHARWWDPARLDNKDECSSLDALIGNAVEEHLAADTPVAALLSGGLDSSVLAFELSRRAAQKPTCFTGMVAGETYDESRYAIEVAESLKLPHVLVPLPAATSLDMIQRLTALRGHPIGMHNEGAMYLLAKAASHSHKVLLTGEGADEIFSGYSRIFRLPFDLQRQAFLSALPGVIACPARRRLGLPAAETKEFDFFLSRYTYFAQSEKLQLATSAWRADLVDDAELLNWMSSEYHSGGATPDDRIRLFFVRHHLPALLEMVDNTTMAAGVEGRVPFTDHRIVASALGMSASEHLRWKNACSPVRAAFAPIQKFSETLDVSKSALRTLYRTRLPASVTARKKLGFPLPLGHWATDECSRPFRDLIFGGSAAIADYLDIGALRRWHEEHSRAANDAFGRQLWLICNLEIFLRQLQSSGL
- a CDS encoding peptidase C39 family protein, whose translation is MSYLGAESLRGQIVRHIPLYRQRRNYTCGPSSLMMVMSALDERYQPSPKAELELWREATTIHGGCGPVGLALALKRRGFAAVVVVSHGGVFLEARASRTEEMEAIRILQERDLVEAKERGVQVYVGNYSLDDLSNWMAEGWYPIVMISIEFEGKTVTHWVVITGVDTDYVFFNDPLKDQAQGDDATRVDHSTFADMNEFGPKREKAVVLAGLPQMAGIELSLPKMNLDHEAPG
- a CDS encoding ABC transporter permease — encoded protein: MSDVSVKTALPPARLVSVKATLPSAPVSSNLLWWREADLSVKLSISWIMGCVLVAIMAQQIAPYDPAAIDLSARLQPPILLGGAWTHALGTDDLGRDVLSRLMYSVQITVAVAVAGTIISTSLGTLSGFLAAELGSAVDECITAFVDMQAAMPFMIVALLLIAVFGNSILLFVFVLGLYGWERHARVVRGAALTTKNHLYVTAARTYNASRIRIYRKHVLPACLPTIVAGMTIGLTQIVLLEGTLSFLGLGIQPPMSSLGNMVGFGRGYLMTAWWIAVFPGLVIAATALALMLLSDFLRDRNWSANDQIKQ
- a CDS encoding ABC transporter permease — its product is MISTLFRFTWIKLLRAVLSIALMVTCVFVLLRSVGDPVTIFLGPDATPDMRIAYARELGLDKPVLQQYLAYAENILHGSFGRSYIYHRDALTVVFNNLGATLTLMATSLALAVVMGLGAGIIAAVFRRKLVDRLVTIVSSVGLCVPAFFLALVLMLIFSIELRLLPTNGAQSWSSLILPAITVAVANSAVLARYTRTVLAEALDSPFVVAARARDIPSWRILVHHALPNAAIPILTVLGLMVGGLVTGSIVVETVFSWPGIGNLFISSIGNRDIPVVQAIVILAGAVMVLTNLVVDVLYVVVDPRARRSDH